In a genomic window of Desulfovibrio sp. TomC:
- a CDS encoding methyl-accepting chemotaxis protein — MAIFENWKIGTRLALGFGLVAAMFLVNIAMGLTLLKAVDNNAMRVVNQHLPNALRADQMGDAILRIQQVFTSIANQHKPDSGAEAEIDRLAKEFSGNAAHFLSLFRKEGNTEYQQVMLEIEDGFRKFLDESRGTLTVFHQQGMDKGHEASAKADAIRKTLEEGLDTLRTQQTGLAQSAAAEADGLVDLTRKVMLGSGVLALAVCLLVALSIRKRISLPLRHIARIASRIAEGETSLRVGMAGLDEVGELARALDHLLERIGESLALNRAVLNAVPDPIFMTDGEDVILVANDAATRLAGVSGERLVGRACTQAIKPGVCGTLLRPARQSGQDIGVIECHTASGHAFFQPRAVTVKDEQGKTLGFLEVARDVSEMVLKEREIAKHLECLVRVNGEVDQAASLIAEATDSIASQMEQVSAGATAQSERVSETVISMNQIGSSVGEVADNASKASRLAEDAKGKAREGALVVSNSVEAIGKVQELSGSLKQSLSLLGDQAEAIGRIMGVISDIADQTNLLALNAAIEAARAGEAGRGFAVVADEVRKLAEKTMTATKEVGQAVERIQSGVGESILGMDEASSAIQHATSLATLSGQALEGIVPLVEETSRQVELIARAAEEQTSASAAINEHIRDVNEVSRETAVGVERSKQATADLAAMAHRLKELAGSGV; from the coding sequence ATGGCGATTTTCGAGAACTGGAAAATAGGAACACGGCTCGCATTGGGCTTTGGCCTCGTGGCCGCCATGTTTCTGGTGAACATCGCCATGGGACTGACCCTTTTGAAGGCAGTGGACAACAACGCCATGCGGGTCGTCAATCAGCACCTTCCGAATGCCTTACGTGCGGACCAAATGGGCGACGCGATCCTGCGCATCCAGCAGGTGTTCACCTCCATAGCGAACCAGCACAAGCCAGACTCGGGGGCGGAAGCCGAAATTGACCGCCTGGCAAAGGAATTTTCAGGGAATGCAGCGCACTTCCTGAGTCTCTTCCGCAAAGAGGGCAATACTGAGTACCAACAGGTCATGCTGGAAATCGAGGACGGTTTTCGGAAATTCCTCGACGAATCCCGCGGCACTCTCACTGTCTTCCATCAGCAAGGCATGGACAAGGGACATGAGGCCTCGGCCAAGGCCGATGCGATCCGCAAGACCTTGGAGGAAGGCCTCGATACGCTGCGGACCCAACAGACCGGCCTGGCGCAATCAGCCGCCGCTGAGGCGGATGGCCTCGTGGATTTGACGCGCAAGGTCATGCTCGGCAGCGGCGTGTTGGCTTTGGCGGTTTGCCTTCTCGTCGCCTTGTCCATCCGGAAAAGGATTTCGCTTCCTTTAAGGCACATCGCGCGCATCGCTTCGCGGATTGCCGAAGGTGAAACATCCCTGCGGGTGGGCATGGCTGGACTCGACGAAGTCGGTGAACTCGCCAGGGCCTTGGATCATCTGCTGGAGCGTATAGGCGAATCCTTGGCCTTGAACCGCGCGGTGCTCAACGCCGTTCCCGACCCGATCTTCATGACCGACGGGGAAGACGTGATCCTGGTGGCCAACGATGCGGCCACCAGGTTGGCCGGCGTTTCAGGAGAGCGCCTTGTGGGCCGCGCCTGCACCCAGGCCATCAAGCCTGGCGTCTGCGGGACGCTGTTGCGGCCTGCCCGACAGTCAGGACAAGATATTGGGGTCATCGAATGCCATACCGCCTCAGGCCATGCGTTCTTCCAGCCCAGGGCCGTGACCGTCAAGGACGAACAGGGCAAGACGCTGGGCTTCCTTGAAGTCGCCAGGGACGTCTCGGAAATGGTCCTCAAGGAGCGCGAGATCGCCAAGCACCTGGAGTGTCTCGTGCGGGTCAACGGTGAAGTCGATCAGGCCGCAAGCCTTATCGCCGAGGCCACGGACAGCATCGCCAGCCAGATGGAACAGGTGTCCGCTGGCGCGACCGCTCAGAGCGAACGGGTGTCTGAGACCGTCATTTCCATGAACCAAATCGGCTCCAGCGTGGGGGAGGTGGCGGACAACGCCTCCAAGGCCTCACGATTGGCCGAGGACGCCAAGGGAAAGGCCCGTGAAGGGGCATTGGTCGTCTCCAACTCCGTGGAGGCCATCGGCAAGGTCCAGGAACTTTCCGGGTCGCTGAAACAGAGTCTCTCCCTCCTGGGCGACCAGGCCGAGGCCATCGGCAGGATCATGGGAGTCATTTCCGACATCGCCGACCAGACGAACCTGCTGGCCCTCAACGCGGCCATCGAGGCGGCGCGGGCCGGTGAGGCCGGACGCGGCTTCGCCGTGGTGGCGGACGAGGTGCGCAAGCTGGCCGAAAAGACCATGACCGCCACAAAGGAGGTCGGACAGGCGGTGGAACGCATCCAGTCGGGCGTGGGCGAAAGCATCCTCGGCATGGACGAGGCCTCCTCGGCCATCCAGCACGCAACCAGCCTCGCGACCCTTTCCGGCCAGGCCTTGGAGGGGATCGTTCCCCTCGTGGAAGAAACCTCACGCCAGGTGGAACTGATCGCCAGGGCCGCCGAAGAACAGACCTCGGCAAGCGCGGCCATCAACGAGCATATCCGAGATGTGAATGAGGTTTCGCGTGAAACGGCCGTGGGGGTGGAACGTTCGAAGCAAGCCACGGCCGATCTCGCCGCCATGGCGCATAGGCTCAAGGAACTAGCGGGATCGGGCGTATAA